In Temnothorax longispinosus isolate EJ_2023e unplaced genomic scaffold, Tlon_JGU_v1 HiC_scaffold_342, whole genome shotgun sequence, the genomic window agttgGTGTACCTCACCaatcaaagtataaaaaaatgcttAAGCATTGTTTGATGgtaattaaagagaaaatatattgttaaaaaaactggtgccaaaatttttctaatttttgtgataattttgaaaagagaaaataaaatggaagaatatatagttaaacgaaattttatacatttaacctcatagaggaagtgatgtcttaagatgctaatacagcCCCCTGATTGGCTGATGACGCCTTAAGACTATACTTAAGACAATCTTGGATATAAGACCCGACTATAAATACCagccttaaagaattatatatgaaataaaaatagaaaaaactgaagaatataataaaaataaaaaattttggttattttttttaacagaaatcggtaacccctttattattaacaatttttattaattttattatatttttcagtcttttctacccctatttcatatataatttgttaagatttggttgatcagTTCTGGAGTTGtagaaatttctgtaaatttggcacagacatacatacatacatacatacatacacacataccgaaattttttttaatgcaatattttgacgttttcgaacactctgaacatattgacattaaaaactcaaaaaaacaatcttttttttggttttttctacccttattttatatataatttttttaaatttggttgattagagctaactttatacgcaatcaaagattcatatacgaatttacgaaaacaaagcttcctctatgaggaagcaatattGTTTAATCTATATTTCTCCATGTAAACTTtcggttttaaaattttcagatataataaacgaaattttttcttaatattaattttttttatttcaatatttattgcttttaCCTAGCAATTTTAAACATTCCGCAGGCATGTTGAAGGAATGCTATGAGCATTGATCCAGTTGCTACTAATACGGTTAATCCTATAAATATAGCTAAATTTATGTGGAGCAGCAATAggtagtaatatttttcttgatcgATAAAACACTCAGTTGAGACTTGTAGACGATATGATCGAGACTTGTTTgcagataaaataatgttgttAAAATCTGGCCACAATTGGGTGATAGTAATAACAGATACACTGCAAAAGAGACATACTAAACAACATTATAaagacttacaattagtcataTAAATTGTGGTTTTTTaacaatctaaaattttaaaatttatattagggTAGATACTGTATACGCAGTATTtgatatatgatttttttcccataattcaaatatattttcaaaatgcaGATGTTCCTTTTTcgttattatcttttatttaatgcttttaacaattattaaagtttttatttgagctataagtaataaatatataacttaaaaatttaatatttacagagccgtggtaaaaaaataaaatgttttttacacacaattattagatattgtattgtaaaacatttgatatctgataaaattacatacattttattataataagaatatataaataatttaatcgcttaatcacataattataattattgaaacgtattgaaaagaaaaaaaaatacagaataaattatttaattttaagaattgaTTCTTGctgttttcattattataccttttaatatatttaaatttaaatgaaaaaatggcgttttgtcaaatttaaaatatttcttatgttataaaaactttaaactttTGGATGTATTTTGGATATTTTggatataaaatgaataaaagataaaacataTTGTCTTACTTGTAAATGTAATCGTATAACGGTTTGCGATGTCCCCATATCTATCTATGATGGTAATTTCGTTTTTGTCCATTATATCATCATAAATACACTGAAGTTGctccattaaattttttatctgtttGTTTAATAAGTTCttatgttatttttgtattttttacagctTCTGCACACAAATTGCGGAAGAGGCAACCGTTTCCGCAGCTTGTATGCTGAAgcaattagtaaaaatttaaaatagaaaattataatatttatagaattataaatatttatttaaacaaatataataaataattaactcaCTGTATTACTGTTAACGCAAAACGAGTTGTATTTTATTGCTATGCAAATGATACCAGAAGACAAAGCgaaaatctttataatatcGTCTGTAGTACATTTGTCTGTAGTTACAAATGTTGTAAACTgtaatcaataattttctgAAGAAGTTAgaaacatacatatttttatctcttatcaAAGTAATCTATGTATATTCTGCCTAATCATACGAAGTAAAAAGTTCGATTTATTGGAGCCGAACGCTTGAAACAATTCGCGCTGCTTTCTATCTGTTTTCTATCTGCCGATAATTGACCATTCTACtttgtttaatattgtaaaacgtaaaacaacaatttataattatttgatagtgcctcatatatttaataatctatttagaattattaatattattaaaagaacgtAGATTTGATTACTCGTTAACATCTTTGTAGCTTAATTTAGAGGAATTTTAGATACTCAATTATTTGTCACTCTCAatctatgtttttattaaagaaacatctccaaattaatcaaaaaaaatatcgagaaagtctgtatattaaataaaataatacaatcaGAATCAGAATATCATCATACCTGACATATAATAAAcgttataataatactaatgcAACAAAATGAGTGTAGTCGGGCAAGTTTCGATTTTTGGTAAGGCCATAAACCAACTATCAGCAAAAGAGTTCGGTTGAGACTGAAATATTTATCCACAACACTGATCATCTCTCTGCTAGCATTAGAGTGCATATAATgggaataaaagaaatgaaggTTTGCTTATCCCCACTATTTGGTcgatctattaaatatttatatctatatttccTACGTCTTTTCTGCTagcaaaaatattaacgttctataatttgaaataattccgcaatttaatgtaattgcaacgtaaaaaatacgaaataccTTCGTGAAATTGAAACACTTGCAATTTAACACTATATCACCAAGATGCGGTCGCCGATTAAGTAATCGATTCAATGGCGAGAGAAATTCAACAGATGTTTTATTTCTCACAGTATATTGTGCAAGAGGAAAGTCATGGGGTAAAATTGTACATCCGCACTAGACATGTCTCAGCGACTCTTATGCACATGCTTCaattcgatatatatattcgtatgtTACATTTGATCCGTAATAGTGAGAATTCTTTAACAGTGTTACGTCCACTACACAAGTAAGTTGCAAGcgcatataatattatatacatatataaaattgtatatataaagagGTTTGTCTTATACattctattaaatatgtatgaaTAAAGGACAAAACttactaaaaaaatgttaaattgaaAGCAATTATTATGACTATTCGGTTATTATTGTATTCGGTTGATCGActaagttaaatattaattacattttcctTTAGTACAGTTTTAATGTTGTACAATTTAATTGCGTTGTCTAACTAAAACGGcacaaaataacaataaaatcaaaacatttgcgttaacatttttgttgaaaagttgccattaaataattgatttaatgttaaaaaaattcaacagatattttctttctttaaaacattatcCTCACACACGACAGATGTTCTAAAGTGAAAGTTAgcaaacatattattttctttccggCGATATTTAACCATATGTCCATTTCAATATGTATACTTGTACgttgtatatgttatatatgatttatcgGGGGAAAAAAAGTACTGCACCCATTATATAAcatcaaaattatgtaatattttctattatattattaatttttgtaaattgattcttattttcttatatttacacacacatatatatatatatatatatatatgcacatatagtttatatatatctaactATTTTCTtaagttatacatatacgtatgtatatattttataaaacatgaaaaaatataaatttccacTGATCGGTTCTCTCTTACTTCATGAGCATCTGTCAtcgcatattttgacagttttgAGTATCAAAGGGTTAATAGTATCATGTAATAgtaatatagtataatattaaagataaatagcaTGTGCATAGCGCTATTGTAAtgtatatagtaaatattaaataaaaaattaagaaataatggcagaactgaaaataatatttattttgagagtacaatgtttaaaagcaaaataaaatgataatcaaataatatataatatgaaattagATTAAAATGTCCAAAAATGCTAAAATAGTACTAACATAAACTGTttagaaaagaagaataacaCGTAAAATAAAGTCACTACTGCTTTACTTCATTTTTATCACATAATTTGTAAGAATTTAGAGTAAAgacatattaattacatattgcatagTGCAAAcacatattaattacttttttcttatattaagaattattataaaatcttttttcgaTCTCTTATTTTGCATCTCTTATTTAGCAGGCTGTATTTACTTTTAACATATGAGGTATGTTGCACGCAATCTTTCATTAACTTTCCATCAATATAGTactaattgatatattatgtttttattaccGCATGGAATACATGAGAGTAAAGTAAGATACGGATGCATTGAATAGCTGTAACAAATCACATTAGCTTTCATTTCGTCGCACTGGGAAATAacagtatattgtacaactagcgggaaaagtggtcgattctgaatgggtgtgaagttggtcgcacgagcgaagcaAGTGCGACCATAacactcatttgggctcgaccaTTCTTCtcacgagttgttcatactatttttcctaacaagagcgtgaaacaggccgctttaCGCGCTTGTTtcacaatttcatttctccactagttgagaaatggctccatgtttatatttcacatgtgaaatatttgtatatgttaaatatgtttatattgatatacgaaatgtgtatataaaatatttgtaccGTGCTAAAACATTCTAAAGATGCTATGAACAATCCACCAACATGCAGACCAAAACTCTTATTGCCTCTTTGTAACAGAAACAATATCAGCTTTTGTACAGGTAAAGGAGTGCTGTACCATTGAACTTTGTATCTGAAAGAGATAACATAACATGAAGAgtttaaagaaataagaacaattatataaaatttttacattacatgtatatctttaagggccggttgttccaacctattGGTAAGCTACCTGATAGTTAAATCacatgtctatctttgtccaatgtaaaggataaacaaagacatacatatgatttaactattaggtaGTTTACCAACAGGCTGGAACAACCAGCCCTtagtgtaattaattaaatctatatcgataaatgtataaacatataatataaagaaaacatattgCTTACGCTGTAAGAAATACGTGATTATTATGATCTATAATTTGTTGTCCGacaaaattagataaaaacatgtatataaaacacataaatgcaaatataagaTTAACAAGAAGTTCCTCAGTATTATATTCGATTAATACAATCTGAAAAACCTATAATATATGGTATTGAGATCAATTCCTACGAGAAGTAtagtacaaatataatttgtggaaaaatttattaacttgttaaaaattaacgtattatattaaactacAAGTATTTTCTTGtacatgaaaattataaattttaattaacaaaactaTACAATACTTCTTAttgttatacattataattctttgattaattttgtggtaatttttatttaataagttttgAAATGCATAATTTTGTTCTCTAGCTTTTTTACATAAAgagatttttgtaaattaaatatctgacAAAAGtatagtaatattttcttgacataatattttttatttattatggaAAATCCGTATGTCAGTAATTTACGAATCTGCATATTCATTTTGAAGTTAGATAATTCTAGAATTAAGTTATTGATTATCTTGATAAtgttaaaatcaaaatttgaataacattTTGCTCCACAATCGTTATCCTAAAATTCTTAATTGAAGATATCAATGTTGTTAGTAGAAAGACAAGATCATTAACGTAATAAAGcaacatgtaaaataatatgcaaattattaagTGGGGATTTATTAAGTAGAAAAGAAGATTTACCCGAAAAATATTTAGGCTCAAACTGAGCACTCCGACTAGTATTAAAAACATGAATGATATTTCAAATTCGGATATTAGATGGTTGGAGAATCTATGGAAACAAAAAGATGTATGTGTTATTGCGTACACTATAGttcacatattataaaaaatatataggtataccAACGTTGTAGCTTTCCGATGAATATCTACAGCATGAATAATGCCTTTATAAGCTCGAATTTCGCTCtgcagattaatattttttgttacataaaattgtattgctCTCTCAATACGATAACTGTAAATAATttgcttattaatatttatataaagatttatgtaaaatggtgaataatttcaaaaaaataacaaattatgaTTTTGTCTCGTTAATATTAGTCCAAAACATTTAGATATACaaacgtttataataaaattataatatttgtaatatcaCGTAAaccttattaaaaattttgagatataaaatttttaatatttaatagaacagatataaataaaatataatgtacttTTCttacttgattttatttgatacaaaattccatttttaacGCAAAACTAAAGAACAATTTTACGTACGCTATATTCTacaagtattaaaaaatgcatatcaaaagtttattaatttaatatgctAACTATTTAAATGCACTTAGCATCCTcacatattttgcaaaataaaactttatatttgtataaaaaaatgtttatcaaatgTGAATGTTAATAAGAAACGGAactaattcttaattaaaatctttttgttattCTTCCGTTTATTTTACCTAGCAATTTCAAACATTCCACAGGCATGCTGAAGATATGCAATGAGCATTGTCCCTGTTGCTACTATTGCGATACACCCTATGGCCATagctatatttatatgaaagaacggtaagtaaaaatacactttctgatctaaaaaatattcagtTGAGATCTGCAGGTGATGTGGTCGGGACACGTTCGcagataatataatgttaataaaattttgtcctATTTGGGCACCCATGAGAATAATTGTGCTAGAAAAGATAAACACTAAAcaacattacaaaataattatacaaaatgttctttaacaatttgaaattttacattgcTACAAGTATATTgcattctaaaatatt contains:
- the LOC139824376 gene encoding uncharacterized protein isoform X4; translation: MGAQIGQNFINIILSANVSRPHHLQISTEYFLDQKVYFYLPFFHINIAMAIGCIAIVATGTMLIAYLQHACGMFEIASYRIERAIQFYVTKNINLQSEIRAYKGIIHAVDIHRKATTFSNHLISEFEISFMFLILVGVLSLSLNIFRVFQIVLIEYNTEELLVNLIFAFMCFIYMFLSNFVGQQIIDHNNHVFLTAYKVQWYSTPLPVQKLILFLLQRGNKSFGLHVGGLFIASLECFSTFTTFVTTDKCTTDDIIKIFALSSGIICIAIKYNSFCVNSNTIKNLMEQLQCIYDDIMDKNEITIIDRYGDIANRYTITFTICLFCSVSVITITQLWPDFNNIILSANKSRSYRLQVSTECFIDQEKYYYLLLLHINLAIFIGLTVLVATGSMLIAFLQHACGMFKIASYRVKNAIDIYISNIKLKNKSLVCKGLIYGVHIHRKAMMFSEYLISRFEISFMFLIAFGVITLSLNTFRLFQILSSTYGTEELPITLVTTSVCFTYMFLSNFIGQEIIDHYNLIFVTAYEAQWYITPLYIQKLIQFLLLKGNKSFGLNVGGLFISSLQCFATLANASLSYFIVIYSMQ
- the LOC139824376 gene encoding uncharacterized protein isoform X1, coding for MLYSILTTILSSKCTVELIIKIFSSVLIFSSFIIKYNSFYINSETIKYLIEQIQHIYNDLRDNKEFDIVERYGNNAKYYTATLTATMFIFSSTIILMGAQIGQNFINIILSANVSRPHHLQISTEYFLDQKVYFYLPFFHINIAMAIGCIAIVATGTMLIAYLQHACGMFEIASYRIERAIQFYVTKNINLQSEIRAYKGIIHAVDIHRKATTFSNHLISEFEISFMFLILVGVLSLSLNIFRVFQIVLIEYNTEELLVNLIFAFMCFIYMFLSNFVGQQIIDHNNHVFLTAYKVQWYSTPLPVQKLILFLLQRGNKSFGLHVGGLFIASLECFSTFTTFVTTDKCTTDDIIKIFALSSGIICIAIKYNSFCVNSNTIKNLMEQLQCIYDDIMDKNEITIIDRYGDIANRYTITFTICLFCSVSVITITQLWPDFNNIILSANKSRSYRLQVSTECFIDQEKYYYLLLLHINLAIFIGLTVLVATGSMLIAFLQHACGMFKIASYRVKNAIDIYISNIKLKNKSLVCKGLIYGVHIHRKAMMFSEYLISRFEISFMFLIAFGVITLSLNTFRLFQILSSTYGTEELPITLVTTSVCFTYMFLSNFIGQEIIDHYNLIFVTAYEAQWYITPLYIQKLIQFLLLKGNKSFGLNVGGLFISSLQCFATLANASLSYFIVIYSMQ
- the LOC139824376 gene encoding uncharacterized protein isoform X5; amino-acid sequence: MLYSILTTILSSKCTVELIIKIFSSVLIFSSFIIKYNSFYINSETIKYLIEQIQHIYNDLRDNKEFDIVERYGNNAKYYTATLTATMFIFSSTIILMGAQIGQNFINIILSANVSRPHHLQISTEYFLDQKVYFYLPFFHINIAMAIGCIAIVATGTMLIAYLQHACGMFEIASYRIERAIQFYVTKNINLQSEIRAYKGIIHAVDIHRKATTFSNHLISEFEISFMFLILVGVLSLSLNIFRVFQIVLIEYNTEELLVNLIFAFMCFIYMFLSNFVGQQIIDHNNHVFLTAYKVQWYSTPLPVQKLILFLLQRGNKSFGLHVGGLFIASLECFSTFTTFVTTDKCTTDDIIKIFALSSGIICIAIKYNSFCVNSNTIKNLMEQLQCIYDDIMDKNEITIIDRYGDIANRYTITFTICLFCSVSVITITQLWPDFNNIILSANKSRSYRLQVSTECFIDQEKYYYLLLLHINLAIFIGLTVLVATGSMLIAFLQHACGMFKIASYRVKNAIDIYISNIKLKNKSLVCKGLIYGVHIHRKAMIFFRSYHLHTVLRNFQ
- the LOC139824376 gene encoding uncharacterized protein isoform X3, with product MFIFSSTIILMGAQIGQNFINIILSANVSRPHHLQISTEYFLDQKVYFYLPFFHINIAMAIGCIAIVATGTMLIAYLQHACGMFEIASYRIERAIQFYVTKNINLQSEIRAYKGIIHAVDIHRKATTFSNHLISEFEISFMFLILVGVLSLSLNIFRVFQIVLIEYNTEELLVNLIFAFMCFIYMFLSNFVGQQIIDHNNHVFLTAYKVQWYSTPLPVQKLILFLLQRGNKSFGLHVGGLFIASLECFSTFTTFVTTDKCTTDDIIKIFALSSGIICIAIKYNSFCVNSNTIKNLMEQLQCIYDDIMDKNEITIIDRYGDIANRYTITFTICLFCSVSVITITQLWPDFNNIILSANKSRSYRLQVSTECFIDQEKYYYLLLLHINLAIFIGLTVLVATGSMLIAFLQHACGMFKIASYRVKNAIDIYISNIKLKNKSLVCKGLIYGVHIHRKAMMFSEYLISRFEISFMFLIAFGVITLSLNTFRLFQILSSTYGTEELPITLVTTSVCFTYMFLSNFIGQEIIDHYNLIFVTAYEAQWYITPLYIQKLIQFLLLKGNKSFGLNVGGLFISSLQCFATLANASLSYFIVIYSMQ
- the LOC139824376 gene encoding uncharacterized protein isoform X2 encodes the protein MLYSILTTILSSKCTVELIIKIFSSVLIFSSFIIKYNSFYINSETIKYLIEQIQHIYNDLRDNKEFDIVERYGNNAKYYTATLTATMFIFSSTIILMGAQIGQNFINIILSANVSRPHHLQISTEYFLDQKVYFYLPFFHINIAMAIGCIAIVATGTMLIAYLQHACGMFEIASYRIERAIQFYVTKNINLQSEIRAYKGIIHAVDIHRKATTFSNHLISEFEISFMFLILVGVLSLSLNIFRVFQIVLIEYNTEELLVNLIFAFMCFIYMFLSNFVGQQIIDHNNHVFLTAYKVQWYSTPLPVQKLILFLLQRGNKSFGLHVGGLFIASLECFSTFTTFVTTDKCTTDDIIKIFALSSGIICIAIKYNSFCVNSNTIKNLMEQLQCIYDDIMDKNEITIIDRYGDIANRYTITFTICLFCSVSVITITQLWPDFNNIILSANKSRSYRLQVSTECFIDQEKYYYLLLLHINLAIFIGLTVLVATGSMLIAFLQHACGMFKIASYRVKNAIDIYISNIKLKNKSLVCKGLIYGVHIHRKAMMLLFQILSSTYGTEELPITLVTTSVCFTYMFLSNFIGQEIIDHYNLIFVTAYEAQWYITPLYIQKLIQFLLLKGNKSFGLNVGGLFISSLQCFATLANASLSYFIVIYSMQ